GCAACCGTCACGGGCGATAAAAAAGATTTTCATGAATTTACGAAATTGGTGAATAATCGTGGACTCAAAATGATTAGAGATTTCTTTGAACTCAAATCCGATCGTGAGCCTATTGCGCTTGATAAAGTTGAGTCTAAAGAGGCTATTTTTAAACGTTTTTCAACCGCAGCGATGAGTTTGGGTTCCATCTCTCCTGAAGCACATGAAGCTTTGGGTGAAGCGATGAATAAGATCGGTGGTATGAGCAACTCTGGTGAAGGTGGTGAAGCACCTGAGCGTCTTAAAAGTAACAAAAACTCACGCATCAAACAGATTGCATCGGGTCGTTTTGGTGTAACGCCTGAGTATTTGCGCTCAGCCACTGAAATTCAGATCAAAGTGGCGCAAGGTGCAAAACCAGGTGAGGGCGGTCAGCTTCCAGGGCATAAAGTAACGCCACTGATTGCCAGTCTTCGTTATACAATCCCTGGTGTTACGCTGATTTCACCTCCTCCTCATCATGATATTTATTCGATTGAGGATTTGGCACAGCTTATTTTTGATATGAAACAGATCAATCCAGAAGCGATTATCACTGTTAAGCTGGTCTCAACAGCAGGTGTTGGAACGATTGCCGCAGGCGTGGCAAAAGCCTATGCCGATAAAATCATCATCTCTGGCGGTGATGGCGGTACGGGCGCAGCACCTTTAACCTCCATCAAATTTGCGGGAAATCCTTGGGAAATTGGCTTAAGTGAAGCACACAATGCCCTTAAAGCCAACCACTTAAGAGACAGTGTACATCTGCAAACCGATGGTGGACTCAAAACGGGTCTAGATGTCATTAAAGCAGCTCTTCTTGGTGCGGAGAGTTATGCGTTTGGAACACTTTCGTTAACGATCATTGGGTGTAAAGTGCTTCGTGTTTGTCACTTAAACCGCTGCTCTGTGGGTGTGGCAACACAAGATGAGAAACTGAGAGAGCATTTTGTAGGAACGGTCGATAAGCTGATTAACTTCTTTACGCTTTTAGCGGAGGATGTCAGAGAAATTCTTGCACACCTTGGGTATACGCGCATGGAAGAGATTATTGGACGCAGCGATCTTCTAAGCGTAATAGACGACGCATTTGCGAAGAAGTTTGATTTCTCTTCCGTATTGATGCGACTCGAAGGTCCTGATACGCACAATGGCAAATCGAATGATCCGTTTGATAAAAATGAATTTGAAAAAGCCATTTTAAAAGATGTCTATAAAGTCATCGAAAATCCGGATGAAAAAATAGTCTTGCATAAAAGCATTAGCAACACCAACCGTAGTTTTGGAACACTCATCAGTGGTGAAATTGCGAAGTTTTACGGCAATAAAGGGCTCAAAGATGACAGCATCGTCTTTAGACTCAACGGTGTTGCAGGTCAATCGTTGGGGGCATTTTTAGCCAATGGGATTAATATCAACCTCAAAGGCACGGCGAATGACTATGTCGGTAAAGGTATGAATGGCGGTAAAATCGTCATTGCTCCCAAATATCAAGGCAGAGACTACTCATGTGCGGGCAATACCTGTCTGTACGGCGCAACGGGTGGTAAGCTTTACATTGCAGGCAATGTAGGGGAGCGTTTTTGTGTCAGAAACTCTGGAGCAACGGCTGTTGTTGAAGGTACGGGAGATCATGCGTGTGAATATATGACGGGCGGTTTGGTTGCCATTCTTGGAAATACAGGCGTGAATTTTGGTGCTGGTATGACGGGTGGTGTCGCATTTGTTTATGACGAAACACGTGATTTTATTGATAAACTCAACCAAGAGTTAGTGATTGCGGAACGCATTGATACGGATGATATGGATGAAGCACGCCACTTCTTGAAGCGACTTTTACGAACCCATATTAACGAGACAGCAAGCTTTAAAGCAACGCATATTTTAGATGATTTCCGCCACGCGGTAAGAGATTTTTGGATGGTGAGACCTAAAGATATGACGAAGGTACCACTCAATCCTGAGCAAGGAGACTAAGATGCAAAATTTTGTGAATGAAGAGAGATGTGAGCCTAGAAAACGCTCAACCGGTGATAGAGTCAAAGATTTTAGAGAAATTTATGAAATTTTGAGTAAAGAAGATGCCTCTTTGCAAGCCGATCGTTGTATTCAATGTGGCGATCCTTTTTGCCATAGCAAATGTCCTTTGCACAACTACATCCCCTTTTGGCTCAAAGCCACGAGTGCAATGAAGCGTGATTTGGCGTTTAATCTCTCCAATGAGAGCAATCCATACCCTGAGATTACAGGGCGAATTTGTCCACAAGATCGTCTTTGCGAAGGCGATTGTACGCTGAATGATGGGCATGGCGCGATCACCATTGGGGCGATTGAGACCTTTATCTCAGAAGAGGGATTTAAAAAAGGGTTGAAGCCAAGTTTTCCAGGCATTACGACGAAGAAAAAAGTCGCCATCATTGGAGCAGGCCCTGCAGGACTTGCCTGTGCAACCTACCTTTTACGTGCGGGTATTGCGGTCAGTATGTACGAGAGACAAAACAGAGCAGGTGGACTTTTAACGTACGGCATTCCTGGTTTTAAACTCGATAAAGAGGTTGTCGCACGTCGTGTCAGATGGCTTCAAGACGCGGGAATGACCTTACATGTAAACACCCATGTGGGTAAAGAAATGAGCTTTGATGAGATCGCACACAGCCATGATGCCCTATTTTTAGGTGTGGGTGCAGAGAGTCCTCGCAAAGCCAATATTGCCAATGAAAATGCGAATGGTGTTTTTATGGCAATTGATTTTTTACGCTCTATCCAGAAAAAACTTTTTAGTGAAAGTTACGATAAAAAGTTTGAAGTCAAAGGCAAAAACGTTGTGGTTATCGGTGGTGGTGACACGGCGATGGATTGTCTAAGAACCTCGATTCGTGAAGGGGCTAAAAGTGTCACCTGTCTTTACAGACGCGATAAATACAATATGCCAGGAAGCAAAAAAGAGTTTAAAAATGCGATCGAAGAGGGTGCAGAGTTTGTTTACAACGTAACGCCAAAAGAGATTTTGGTGAACTCTGAGGGACAAGTGATCGGCATTGATATGCACAAAACGATTTTAGGTGCGAAAGATGCGAGTTGTCGTCAATGCGTTGAGATCGTTAAAGGTGGCGATTTTAGAGTGGATGGCGATATTATCATCTTTGCCCTTGGTTTTACGCCAAGTGTTCCAACCTTCTTGGCAGAAAATGGCATTGAGGTTAATAAATCAGGCTGCATTGTCGTCAATGCGGAGTATCAAACCAGCAAATCAGGTGTGTATGCAGGCGGCGATTGCAAACGAGGTTCTGACCTTGTGGTTACAGCTGCAAAAGAGGGCAGAGATGCTGCGCTTAGCATCATCAAAAAATTGCTTGGATAATGAGTCCCATGTGAGCTTTTTAAACACCGCGATAAATGCCAATGAAGAGCTGTTTGAGCTTTTACATGTAAAAGGATTAAACGCGTCGCATCACCACCTTTTTGCCGTTGGCGCGGGTGGCGATGTGAGTGCTGGCATTGACCTCGAAGCTGAGCAGATTTTCATCAAACATCTTTTGCCTTTTGGTGAGATTGTCTCGGAAGAGAGTGGGGTGATCCCTAGCTCCAACGCTCATGCGCGCATTATCCTAGACCCCATTGATGGCAGTGACAATCTTCTTTCACACCTTCCCTATTATGGTACCTCTATTGCCTATTTTGAAAACGAAAAATGCACGCAAGCGATCATCACCAATTTAGCCAATGGCGATGTTTTTATCAAAGATGAAACGGGTTTACGCCAAGGAAAAATAGGAAAAAAAGACTTTACATTGGTTACATATAACGCCTTTTCAAAGGTAGGAATTTTTGAGCGTTCTTACTGTTCCAAAAAGGCACATGAGAAGCTGCACGACGCTAAAATAAAGTACCGATCCCCAGGCGCTTTTGCCCTCTCTTTAGCCTATGCCCACGATGTTTCCTTTGTGCTGTATGAAGGCGTTATGCGCTCCTACGATGTCGAAGCGGGTCTGTTTATGTGCGAGGATTTACATACCTTTTATGGGGGAGATATTTTCCTCGTAAGCAAAGATAAGGAAATTTTTGATAAAATAAAAAGTTTATTTATAAGCAATTAGCTTTCAAAGAGGATAAAAACCGATGCGATTTGCAGAAATTTTCTCTAAAATCCGAAAAACGCAATCTGCTCCAAGTGAAGCGCCAAGCCACTGGGTCAAATGCACTGCGTGCCAATCTTTAATGTATTACAAAGAGATCGAACAACGTTTTAATGTCTGCCCAAAGTGTGGTTTTCATATGCGTATCTCTGCAAAACAACGAATTGAACAGCTCTGCGATGAGGGAAGTTTTGTTGAGTTTGACACCAATCTCATACCGATAGATCCTCTGAAATTTGTGGATAAAAAATCCTATAAAAAACGTATCGAAGAGGCGCAAGAAAAAACAGGCAAAAACTCATCTGTCATGTGTGGCTCGTGCAGTATTGAGGGTGTGCCCGCTCAGATTGTTGTCTTTGATTTTGCTTTTATGGGCGGAAGTTTGGGCTCCGTTGAGGGTGAAAAGATTGTAAGAGCTATCAACCGCGCTATTGCCAACAAAGAGGGCGTGATTATCGTGAGTGCGAGCGGTGGTGCGCGTATGCAAGAGAGCACCTTCTCCTTGCTTCAAATGTCTAAAACATCCGCTGCTTTGACCAAACTCGCTGATGCCAAATTGCCCTATATCTCCATTTTAACCGATCCGACGATGGGTGGAGTCAGTGCGTCTTTTGCCTTTTTGGGCGATATCATCATGGCAGAACCAGGCGCACTTGTAGGATTTGCAGGTCAGAGGGTTATTAAACAGACCATTGGTGCCGATTTACCAGAAGGGTTCCAAAAAGCGGAGTTTTTATTGGAGCACGGTTTGATTGATATGATCGTAACGCGTACCGATATGAAAAAAGTGGTCGCAGACTTGTTGAATCTTTTAGGTGGGAGTTGCAAAAACGATGCATTTGAGTTAAGACTCAAAGCATGAATGTAAAGGTCTTTACGATCGAAAAAAGCAGCGATAAGGCACTTGATGCGATCGCTGGCGAATACACTAAAATGATTTCTCGCTTTGCCAAAGTCGAAGAGATTAAGATCTTTAATAAGCAAATTGCCTCCGCTCAGATGATCGGAGAAAAAGAAGCGCGAGCTTCTTACACAAAAGCGTACGAATCCCATTTAAAAGGGTACAATGTTGCACTTGATGTGGAAGGGGAACAGCTCAACAGTGAGCAGTTTAGTACACTTTTCGATCAAGATGTGAGCATTAATTTTTTTATTGGTGGTGCTTTTGGGTTTGAAGAGGGTTTTTTAAGCAAAACTCAAAAGATTATAAGTTTAAGTAGATTAACATATGCGCACAAAATCGCGAAAGTGGTTTTATTTGAGCAGATTTATAGGGGATTGTGTATAAAAAACAACCATCCCTATCATAAATAGTTGATTATAATGCAACGTTATTTCAGGTCAATTTTTTGTAAAGGAAACAAAGGATGAGAGAGCACGAGCTAAAGCATTTCGAGGACATTCTCAAAGAGAGACGCGTCCAAATCAAAAAAAATATCGAAGACTCAATGCGAGAAATCGAAGATCTTAAAGATACCGATGTCGGTGATGAAGCAGATCATGCTTCCGTGAGTACCGATCGTATGATCGAGCAAGCAATTAGTGCACAACAGATGAAAGAGCTCAACGAGATAGAGTTTGCTCTCAACAAAATTCGAAATGGCAGTTATGGCATTTGTGAAATGTGTGAAGAAGATATTGGTTTTCAACGCCTCAAAGTTAAGCCACATGCGCGCTACTGCATTGTGTGCCGTGAGATCATTGAGAAATCAGCAAAAAATAAATAAGTAGGAAAAGCCATGGGAATCAAACGCTATATCCTTGTGACGCTCATTTACATGTTAGCCATTGGACTGTATATCTATAGTTTTAATGGTGAAAGTTATACCCTTGAACTGTTTGGTCTCTCATTAAGCTTGCCTATAGCGTTATGGGTACTTCTCCCTGTATTCTTCTTGGCACTTGGTTCTATCGGGCACTTGGTATTTTATAATTTCAAAGATTTCCTCTACAAAAGAGCGTTGAAAAAAGACAATGAACTGTTTCAAGAGTCTGCTAAAAATCGTATTTTAGGTGAAGAGGTTACCACTTCGTATAAAACCGAGGGATTTAAATTTGCGGGAAAAGTGCTACAAAGTATGCGTTTTGATGCGACACTTCCAACATCGTTTATTGAAGAAGAGGTGGCAAAAGCATGTGCGGTTGCGGTGAGTGTGACAAACGGAAATTACGAAGATCTAAAAAAATATAAGCTTTCTAAAACCAATCCTCTTGTGATTCAAAATAGTATCAATCGTCTTAAAATTGAGCCTCGCTTTGCACTTGAGGTGCTTAAAAATTGTAAAGAACTTAACAGTGAATTGTGCAAAAAAGCGTATGAAGCATTGCTTGATTTTGCAAGTTTTAATGAAATTAAACGGTATGACTTTCCCACCGATAAAGATGCGTTTACACGTATGATGAAGCGTTATTTGGACGCGGATGATAGTTTTGAGATGGATATTAAATCGATTGAAGATATGTGTGAACAGTTTAAAGCCGATAGGGCTGATTATTTAGAGCTTGCGCGCGAAATGAAGATGAAATTAACACCGGACGCTTTGATTGCACTCTTTGAAAAACTTTACAACTCCAAAGGTACCGTTGCGACGGATGCTTATTTGTATGTACTTTATGATCTTCAAATGATTGATAAAATTCGTGAACTTCTCCTCAATTCTGATGGTGAAGAGTTTGTTAAATTTAAAACCATTATGTTCTTACGCGACCATGGTAAAAGTATTGACATCGAAAAATTCTTGCACGCATGACTTCCGAGATAGACTTTAGTAAGGGCATTTTAGCCCTTGCACCTCTTGCTGGCTTTACCGACCTTCCTTTTCGTAGCGTTGTTAAAAAATTTGGTGCCGATGTCACCTTTTCTGAGATGATCAGCGCGAATGCGCTGCGTTATGGTTCGGAAAAAACCTTTAAGATGATCACCAAATCGCCGTTAGAAACGCCCTACATTGTCCAAATTGCAGGATCAGACCTTGTGTCGATTAAAGAGGCGGTGTTGGCTTTAAATGACATTGAAGGCATCGATGGGATTGATCTGAATTGTGGCTGTCCTGTGCCTAAGATCATCTCTCAAGAGGCAGGTTCCTCTTTGCTTCTCAATCTTCCTCATATGCAAAAAATCATTGAGACGATTAAAACACACTCAAACAAACGCTACACCAGTGCTAAAGTACGTCTGGGATTTACCACCAAAATTCCTGAAGAGATAGCACAAGCGTGTGAGAGTGCAGGGGTTGATTTTATGAGCATGCACGGCAGGACACGTGCAGGAGCCTATAAAGCCGAAGTCGACTATCAAGCGATCGCACGAGCGCGCGCGTCTGTGAAGATTCCTCTGATTGCCAATGGCGACATCACGAGCTATGAAAAAGCGTTACATGTAAAAGAGATGACAGGATGCAATAGCCTGATGATTGGGCGAGGTGCGGTAGGTAATCCATGGATTTTTTATCAGATCAAAAATGAGCTCGTGCACGTTGAAAAAACCAAAATTTTGGAAATTGTCTTAGAACATTATGATGCGATGGTTAATTTTTACGGTCAAAAAGGGATTTCGATTTTTCGTAAACATCTGCATACGTATTCTAAAGGGTTTCGCGAAGCGTCAGAGTTTAGGGATAAAATTAACCGCATTGAA
Above is a genomic segment from Sulfurospirillum halorespirans DSM 13726 containing:
- a CDS encoding tRNA dihydrouridine synthase; this encodes MTSEIDFSKGILALAPLAGFTDLPFRSVVKKFGADVTFSEMISANALRYGSEKTFKMITKSPLETPYIVQIAGSDLVSIKEAVLALNDIEGIDGIDLNCGCPVPKIISQEAGSSLLLNLPHMQKIIETIKTHSNKRYTSAKVRLGFTTKIPEEIAQACESAGVDFMSMHGRTRAGAYKAEVDYQAIARARASVKIPLIANGDITSYEKALHVKEMTGCNSLMIGRGAVGNPWIFYQIKNELVHVEKTKILEIVLEHYDAMVNFYGQKGISIFRKHLHTYSKGFREASEFRDKINRIEDGVLMREAILTFFAQ
- the dksA gene encoding RNA polymerase-binding protein DksA; this encodes MREHELKHFEDILKERRVQIKKNIEDSMREIEDLKDTDVGDEADHASVSTDRMIEQAISAQQMKELNEIEFALNKIRNGSYGICEMCEEDIGFQRLKVKPHARYCIVCREIIEKSAKNK
- a CDS encoding glutamate synthase subunit beta, which gives rise to MQNFVNEERCEPRKRSTGDRVKDFREIYEILSKEDASLQADRCIQCGDPFCHSKCPLHNYIPFWLKATSAMKRDLAFNLSNESNPYPEITGRICPQDRLCEGDCTLNDGHGAITIGAIETFISEEGFKKGLKPSFPGITTKKKVAIIGAGPAGLACATYLLRAGIAVSMYERQNRAGGLLTYGIPGFKLDKEVVARRVRWLQDAGMTLHVNTHVGKEMSFDEIAHSHDALFLGVGAESPRKANIANENANGVFMAIDFLRSIQKKLFSESYDKKFEVKGKNVVVIGGGDTAMDCLRTSIREGAKSVTCLYRRDKYNMPGSKKEFKNAIEEGAEFVYNVTPKEILVNSEGQVIGIDMHKTILGAKDASCRQCVEIVKGGDFRVDGDIIIFALGFTPSVPTFLAENGIEVNKSGCIVVNAEYQTSKSGVYAGGDCKRGSDLVVTAAKEGRDAALSIIKKLLG
- a CDS encoding 23S rRNA (pseudouridine(1915)-N(3))-methyltransferase RlmH, which translates into the protein MNVKVFTIEKSSDKALDAIAGEYTKMISRFAKVEEIKIFNKQIASAQMIGEKEARASYTKAYESHLKGYNVALDVEGEQLNSEQFSTLFDQDVSINFFIGGAFGFEEGFLSKTQKIISLSRLTYAHKIAKVVLFEQIYRGLCIKNNHPYHK
- a CDS encoding fatty-acid--CoA ligase, with translation MGIKRYILVTLIYMLAIGLYIYSFNGESYTLELFGLSLSLPIALWVLLPVFFLALGSIGHLVFYNFKDFLYKRALKKDNELFQESAKNRILGEEVTTSYKTEGFKFAGKVLQSMRFDATLPTSFIEEEVAKACAVAVSVTNGNYEDLKKYKLSKTNPLVIQNSINRLKIEPRFALEVLKNCKELNSELCKKAYEALLDFASFNEIKRYDFPTDKDAFTRMMKRYLDADDSFEMDIKSIEDMCEQFKADRADYLELAREMKMKLTPDALIALFEKLYNSKGTVATDAYLYVLYDLQMIDKIRELLLNSDGEEFVKFKTIMFLRDHGKSIDIEKFLHA
- a CDS encoding inositol monophosphatase family protein — protein: MSFLNTAINANEELFELLHVKGLNASHHHLFAVGAGGDVSAGIDLEAEQIFIKHLLPFGEIVSEESGVIPSSNAHARIILDPIDGSDNLLSHLPYYGTSIAYFENEKCTQAIITNLANGDVFIKDETGLRQGKIGKKDFTLVTYNAFSKVGIFERSYCSKKAHEKLHDAKIKYRSPGAFALSLAYAHDVSFVLYEGVMRSYDVEAGLFMCEDLHTFYGGDIFLVSKDKEIFDKIKSLFISN
- the accD gene encoding acetyl-CoA carboxylase, carboxyltransferase subunit beta; its protein translation is MRFAEIFSKIRKTQSAPSEAPSHWVKCTACQSLMYYKEIEQRFNVCPKCGFHMRISAKQRIEQLCDEGSFVEFDTNLIPIDPLKFVDKKSYKKRIEEAQEKTGKNSSVMCGSCSIEGVPAQIVVFDFAFMGGSLGSVEGEKIVRAINRAIANKEGVIIVSASGGARMQESTFSLLQMSKTSAALTKLADAKLPYISILTDPTMGGVSASFAFLGDIIMAEPGALVGFAGQRVIKQTIGADLPEGFQKAEFLLEHGLIDMIVTRTDMKKVVADLLNLLGGSCKNDAFELRLKA